In Gracilinanus agilis isolate LMUSP501 chromosome 1, AgileGrace, whole genome shotgun sequence, the sequence AGCCGCCCCATTGGGGGGAGCTGGGAGTCCTACGGACTAGGGCTCGGGGTTTAGATTATCGATGACTTTTCATCGTCTGGGATGAGGCAGGGTCGGGGGCTGCTGAGAGTTGGCTGTGGGCTTAGCTCAGATCCGGGCTGGAAATAAGTCCTGGGTGAGAAGGACTTGGCCCTGAAAGCTTGATCCGGAGCTCTTGGAGAACTCCTCAGGTCGTGCCGCCGCAGCAGGTCCCTTCACTCAGGGCCTCGGTCTTGGCACACCCCCATCACGGGCTGGCCTCTCTGCTTTGGCTGCCCCTCCTTGGAGGAGCAGGCTCACTCGCATGGTAGCTCGAACCCAGCTCCACCTTGCTGCTTCCAAGCCCTGAGTGCCTCCAGCTGTCCGGACCCACCATCTCCCCTCCTGCCTATGACGCCGTCATCCCCGCAGGCCCCAGCTCCGCCTGGCCTGATCTCAGCTCCTTCATCCGACAGAGGGAGCCTCCAAAATGGCAGGGTGCAGGAGGGGCCTGGGGCGGGCAGTGACGGCAGACACTTGCGGGCAAGCTGGCAGCTCTCCGTTAACCCAGCATACAAACCATCTCGGGCTACGAGGGGGAAGCCGGCGAGGGCAGGGACCCAGTCAGGAAGGGTGCGAGAGTCTGGAGGCCAGACTCCTTGGTGAGCCTTTCCCAGAGGAAACTCCCTGGGCCAGGGCAAAAGCCTCCCCAGGGCCACAGAGGGAGTATCCGCCGATGGAAGCGTAGCCGggcagagaggggagaagagcagACCAGAGAGAATGTCTCCACTGTTGCCCTCAGGAGTGGAGGCTGTCTGAACCACTGTGCTATGACGTCTCAGGATCCAGATGGATCTCACTAGACCCAAAGAGTGGACCAGATATAAAAGGGAGACGGTAATAAGGATAACTATAAAGTCCTCCGTTTGGATTGAAAGGACAAAAATAACTGCCCAAGCGATGGGCGGAGGCATGGCTAGGCACAGTAAATTCGCTGGAGAAGTCCGGGGGTTCCGGTGAACTCTTCAGTTCATTATGTGGCAGCAGGGTGGTGCGGCCCCCACAAGGCAGTCCTCTTCCCTAGCCAGACTTCCCAGAGGCGGCCTGGGTCCGGCTCTAAGAGTGTCTGAGCCCCCTTGTGGGCAGAGACTTGAAAAGGGGACCGGGATGGAGAGGGGACAACAGAGCGGAGTGTAAGAGGACTAGGTAAAGGAATTGGGAAGGGGTGGGCGATGGAGAGAGATGATCACCATCTTTGGAGGCTCGGGAGGGCCACCCTAGGGAGAGGGGCCTGGActcttctgcttggccccagacgACAGCTAGGAGCAGGTACCAAGGCTGGACCTGCAGCCAGGCGTTCCTTACTCTGAAGCCAGGCTCGTATCTCCTGGCACTTCCCTCTCTCACACAGATCACAGAACCTTAGTGGAATGGGATTGAAAGATCCTCGAGggtaaccccctcattttacagatggtccCAGAAGCCGGACcattaggatttgaacctagggcttctgactccaaacccagtgaaTTTTGTAGTCTGCAGGATGGCCTGTGTTGAAGAAGAAGGGGCAGCAcctggaagggaatttggaggcCCAACAGCTTGTTGGGGGAAACCGAGGCCCTCAGAGGGAAgggtttgtccaaggtcacccagctgagcCAGGACTCGAAGCCTGAGCCTGTGACTTGTAGCTCCTTTCACGGGCGAGTTTTTGCTTCCTGCGTGGCCATGCCACTGTCGCCTCTGCTTGGCCCTTCCTCCTCTGCTCACCTGCCTGCCCGCCTGCCTGCCTTGCCCCTCTGCTCACCGCTGCTTGGCCCAAGGGCCGGGGCTGGGGCCTGGGATGCTCGTGTGGTAATTCCTGTCCCCCTTTGTGTCTCAGCCATGTATTCTGTGGAGATAACGGTGGAGAAGGATAGGGTGACTGGAGAGACCAAGGTTCTGTCCAGCACCACTCTGCCCCCTCAGGAGCCCTTTCTGCAGGGGGTGAAGGTATATGAGGACGAGTTGAAAGGTAGGCCTCCTGCCTCCCTTGGGATGAGGCCCCGATGCAGCCTGGCTGCCCCCTCGCTGGAGGAGCCATGATGGGGGCTCCCGGAGCCCCCCACGGTGCATCCCCCACACTTTGGGGTTTTTCTCCCAGCAGCCCCCGACAGCTTGTCTTGGTTCCAGTCTCCCCAACTCTGGATGAAGTCTTCACAGGCCGGGACACCTCGCTGAAGGGCCTTGGTGCCCCGGGCGATGTAGTGTCAaaagaatattagagctagaagggacccagGAGAGCCTGGAGCCCGGTGATCTCCTCTTTGACAATCTGAGGGTGGAAccaacttggccaaggtcacagggCCCCGGGGCTTCTTTGGGATGCTTCTCTTTAGGGAGGATTCTCCTCGCTTCCCCATTCCTGCCTCCCTctgctccctcccccccttctACCGGAGGGCCCTCCCACGGATAACCTGGACACTATTCCTGGGGGATTCTGAGCCAGCCAAACTGGACCCAGGTTGCTTAGTGACAGAAAGGTGATCCGTCTCCATGGCAGCCGTGGGCCTGCAGGATCCCTGACCCCACTCCTGCTTCTCAGAGCAGAGGTTTTGGCAGCCTGAGAGTTCCTTCTGTGGGCTCCCTCCTGGTGCCCCGGCCTAACCCTGAGCCCATGCCAGCCTGGTGCCCAGATTGGGTGGAGCGATGGTGCCACCCAGTGGTCAGAGCAGCAGCAGTCCCGCCCTCTGGCCCCCCAGCTCGGCCCTGGTTCTGTCAGAGGAGATTCAGGCTGGGGGCCCCCATCAGGACCTCTCCCTCCCGGCTGCTGATGGTGCAGGAACTCAACACTCCCAGGCCCTGGCTAGGCCGGGCGCCAGGGAGGCTGGAATTCCAGCCCTGGCTGCCCCCTCAGctggctgtgtggctctggggAGGTCGCTGCCCTCTCTGGACCTTCTCTAGAGAAAGGGGGTAATTTACCTGCTTTCTTTTTCCCCACCCCATCAGGGCCAGAGATAGAGTGAAAGTAAAAGGGATTCTAAGGAGAGGCCAAAGTCCTCTGGAAGAAGCCTTCAGTGCCAAACCACTGACCTTTGGGGGACCTCGTTCACAGTCCAGTCGGAGCTGCAGGTTCCCTGGGTTTAACTCCCTCAATTGAcggttgtggaaactgaggtctagcAGAGGGTCTGGGCCTTGGGCCATGGCACCCAGGGCAGGGAGGAGCCAGGCCTGTCCAAGTCAGGGCTTTGTCCCAGATATTTTCTAGAACCCTGACTGGCGGCTGCAGAAAGCAGAGAATCTTTCCTCCCAGTTTCAGCTCTTGAGCTCCACAGAGTGACCTTTGCAGGCAGCATCAAGAGGGAGAGATTGAGTTCTAGATCCCCGTTGGAGCCTCTTCACGCCCCAAGGCTTACCCCAGGGCAGTGTCCCTCCCCCAGGGCATGGGGCTCACAGCCTTCTCCATctgtctcccctcccttctcGCCCCCTGCAGTGGTCCATGCGGTGGACGGCACCACGGAGAACGGCATCCACCCGCTGAGCTCCTCCGAGGTGGACGAGCTGATCCACAAGGCGGACGAGGTGACCCTGAGCGAGGGGACGGCGCCCGCGGCCCCAGAAGCCCGGGGGAGCCCGGAAGCGGCCAAGTCCACGCCCCGGCGGGAGATCACGGGGGTCCAGGCACAGCCGGGGGAGGCCTCGGGGACCGAGGCGAGCCAGGAGCAGCCGGTCACCATGATCTTCATGGGCTACCAGAACGTGGAGGATGAGGCAGAGACCAAGAAAGTCCTGGGCCTACAGGATACCATCAAGGCCGAGCTGGTGGTGATAGAGGACCCGGCCCCCCCCAACGGGAGCGCCCAGGAGCCGTCCGGCGCTGCCCCCGGCGCCGCCCCGGACGCCAAGGAGGAGAACCAGGTCGGGGAGAAGCCCGGCCTCCATAGCTCGCCCGTCGACGTCACGGCCAGCGCCGACAAAGACCTGGATATGAAGAAGCAGCGTTGTCGGTGCTGCTCTGTCATGTGAGGCCTCCAGGGCCGTCCCCTGGCCCTGACACCGCCTTCGAGCCACTCTGTGCCGTGCCCGTGCTGTGCCCTCCTGCCGAGGCCCGGCGTCCTCACACACCTCGGACGGACAACAGACCCCTCACGTGCgcgtgcacacacgcacacacacacgcatgcacactcacacacacgcacactcacacacacgcacacatacactcacacacacatgcacacactctcacacacacacaaaaagctcTTTATGACGCAGCCAAATCCAAGCCCACACCTGCCCCCAGCCCCTCATTGGCACAGGTTCCATGATGTCGTCGTCACCCACCCCGAGGGGGATGCCCTCCCCCGTGCGCTCCCCCAACCAGACCCATCCCTGTCACACTGACAGACACTGACACACGCACCCCCCCAACCTAGCCGCAGCCCCCAGCCACATTAACACACACACAGACGGACTCCCCCAACCCCTTAAACAAGGACTGAGGGCCGTGCGGTTTGCAAAAGGGGCCCGTGCCGGCTTCCTCTGTCGgcggggggtggggagtggggaccCACAGGAGGACTCCCGGCAGTCTCTCTCCCCGGAAGTGTGGTCCAGTGGAATGAGGATCTGGGTGCAAATCCCAGTTGTGCTACTTATTGGCTGTGACCACGGGCAAGTcgcttctcttggcctcagtttcctcctctgtaaaatgggggtgttgGATAAGATGGCCTTGAAGctcccttctggctctagatcTTTGGTCCTGTGGTTTTCCAGCTctctgggggaaggggagggggggtCCTGGCCTTCAGAGTTGAGTTTCTGGCCAGCTCTCTCACCTGGCTTCAGAGGGAGGCCCTTGGGGCGTTTGCTGGGTTCCAGagatggtgggggggggggccccCAGACACACCCACGAGGCACCTCCCCAGCTCTGGCTGTGAATGGATGAAGAACTTCTGAGTGTGGGGGTTTCCTTCCCCAGGACCCCCAGCCCTCTCTAGGGGCCACTTTCCCCGTGTCCTGCTTGCTCTTGATGGCTCCCTGAGGGCTGTGGGAAAGCAGAACTTTGGTCCTTTCTTGGTCCTTTCTGGAAGCAGCTGAGGAAAGGGAGGTGGAAATGGAGCCCCAGGAACTGCGGTGGGAGTGGAGGGCTCTCCCCCAGGCACACTTCCCGCGTGGATGATGGGGCCTGGGTCAGTGAAAGCTGGGCCTCCCTTCCTCAGGCTCCAGAACAGACGCCCAGAGCCCTTGCTGTCTTGAGTTTTGCTTGGTAAACGTTTGCTCTAGAACGTAGAGACGTGGTTGGAGATGCTGCTCTGAGCTCTCAGGCCCCCCTCAGGGAGGGGGCCGGGTCTAGAACCTGCTGATGAGCCCACATCTCCCGGGGGGAAGTCCTCTCCCAGAAGGGGACGGGATCTAAGCCTCCCAGCTGGGTGGTGGGGAGGCTCAGCCCGGCCCAAACCTGCCCTTGGATGCTAGCCTCCCCGTGGGAACGAATCGGGGTGAGCCGGTTGCGGTTAGGATGTGGGGTGGCAAGGGGCAGGGCCCTCTTCCTGCCTGGTGGCAGCAGGTGCCCCTACAGAACTGCAGCAACGGCCCTTGGAGACCTTGAAGCCCCTTCCTCTGCAGAGAGGGAGCCGAGTTGTAGAAAGGTTGGGTGACCTCCCCAAAGGCACTCAGCCTCACCAAGGTAGACCCAAGGCTGTCTGTGGGGGCCGGGGCCCCTCGCATGCTTCTTCCCAGCTGATTgtgctcccccccacccccaccccctttgaTCCCCTGGGCCCTCTCCATCTGGTGCTTCTCTCTTTGGCTGAGCCAGGCCCGGGGTAGGAGGGGGCTTGATTTGGAGCAGCCAAGGGACTCCCCCCCTCTCACTCCTACACCATCATCTCCTATCTGCTCTGCTGGTCATTTTGGGTTTGGTGGGGAACAAAAGCATCCACCCTTGTCCCTGGCCCAAGGATGGTCCAGAAAGATCCAGGGCTTTGGAACTGAGCCCATCATTTCAGGGGCAAGGGCTGTGTACCTCCAGATAACCTGGGCCCAGGCCCAGGTGTGGGAGCTGGGCTCTCGGTGAGTCCCTCCATCCGGAGTAGTCTGGCCCACTTCCCTCTGCTTGCTGAATTAAGGCCAGCACCCCCTGGGCTTTGCTTCTGGATCAGGAGTTGGTCTACAAGGAGCAGCCCCAGCTGGCCTATGGTCATTCCTCTAGTGGGCCAGCGGGGAAGACTTCCCTCTCCCACCCCTTCGATCACCCAAATTGTCACCCCCAGGAGGAGCTCCCCCTTCACACCTGTGATCCAATGGTCCAGTAGTCCCCAAATTTGTGAGTTCTAAAAGCTACAGACTAATGATCTAGACGCCCAGGAAAATTGTATTCTGAGGAGTTTGGAAGtatttagaaagggaaataaatggtGATTACCGGGTGCCAGCATGAGTTCACTAAGATGAAGTCCTTCCAGACtccttttttgacagggttatTCTTTGACTGGTGGATCATGGAAGGCTAGAGGCCACCCTTAACCATACTGGTTTTGGCCTGGTGTCCCAAGGATTTCAATACTAGTGATCATTTTCCCCctccaaaatattaaatatgaaattgtGTATGTACCTAAGATCCTTGTGTGGCAGTTCTTCGGTATCAGAATAGACAATTTCTTCTTACTTTGACCTAATAATTCCTTGACTTCTGCcactcccccccccaattttGGAGATATACTAGGAATATCTGTACCCCTCAACTGCTTGGAGCCTCACTTTGACCCAAATTGTCTGTGGTAATGAGTTTGAGTGCTCTCGTCACACATATACAAATGCAAACACATACATGCACGTGTGCACACACCAGTCCCCCAATCTATGTTGGCTTTGAAGACCCAAGACCTCTCCAgccattcccttctccccacccccagctcagTGCCATGAGCCAGACTCCATGGGCCATGTTTTGGAACCTAGAGGCCCTTGGGGCTCAGTGGGGGTGGGCTCCCTCCAAGTCAGCATGGCCAGGCAGGCCCCTGCCCTCACTTTTGGTATGGGAGGGGGTACAGCACCCCCACAATGCCTTCCCACTACCCCATCTTGGCCCAGAGACCAGAGCAGGGAGGGGAGGAGTGGGCACCTTCACACCTCCTTCCTTTGCCTCTACTATTCTGCCCTGCTCCAGCCAGTTGTATCCCAACCCAAGGTCTGCCCCTACTTTTTGCCCTTTGTGCCTCCCATAAGTGTCCTTCCTTCTCTACCCACTTTCAGTGAAAAGGCCCTTATGATTTCCACTCACtgtaacaaaatgaaaaaccCCACAAGaatctctcttccccaccctaCCCACTTTGGAGATGCAAATAAACAAGTGTGAACAGCCTGCCCCTATCTGCTTCCCTGATCTCTTTCTTGGGGAGGGTTGAAATCTGGAAGAGCTTCCTAGAGGAGGCAGCACCACAGACAGCTGGTGCCTGGGGCCCAGTGCTGGTGGGTGTGTCTACCAGAAGCCCTGGGGTCATAAAAAGCCATAAAAAGAGGTTGCTGACGAAAGATAGGGCCCCACTTCCCATATTCCTCCAGAATCCCAAAGGCAAGATTATTCAAGGCCATTTTGAGGACCTCATTTCCCAAGTGGGAGCTGAATACCGGCGTGGGGTTCCTGGGACGCATCCAGCTTATGCCCAGTCTGGGAAGACCCCCCACCACGAGGCAGGTGAGTTTAGACCTGAGCCATGAGAACCCACCTGAAGCAAAAACCTCCACCTTTATTTAGGAGGGCCCCAACTGAAACTATGACCAGGGGAGTGAGGCTGAGGAGAGGAAATCGAGTCCCCCTTGATGTGGAACTTTCTCAGAGTTGGTCAGTATTGTCTGCAGATTCCTGATGGGAGATCTATTCTTCCTAGGACTTTCTCGCCCCATCCGTGTGTGCTGCCAATGAGTTTCAGATCCGGGATCCTCCTTTCATCCTTTAACCCCAACTCCTTGTAGCTTTCCTGCCCGGGACATACTCTTACCTGGTTGCTACAGGGAGAAGAACCTTAGTTCCTGTTATGAAGGAGGAATGGAGGCAGGTGGAGGTGTACAGGGAGGAAAATGGGTGAGGGCCAGGCTGGTGGAGAGGATCTGGAAGAGAACAGTTCTGGGGACCCCCTGTGAGGGTTTTCTGGCTTTTAGAGAAGGTGTTCTAGcaatgaggggaaagaaagagtgaAGTGGACAGAAGCTGATCGAAGATTGCAGGGATacagatttagagacagaagggacctttgaggtcaaTCAGACCAGCACCCTAGTTTTCCAGATAGGTAAACATGCCCACTGTGATGAGGTGGATTCTTTTTGGTAAGAGAGCTAGAAAAATTGGCCTCTGCGGGTCCTTATTGCTTTGGAATTCTAGGCGCACCTTGGGGAATTGGTCTTATTCTTGGGCCCCCCAGGTCATATGGCCATTCTTCCAGTGGGTCATTGGGATGTTATATGAGGGCTAAGCATCAAGGAAGCAGTTTCCCATGAttagtggtggggaggggaaagtgtctgaggaggaAATGCAGCAAGGAGGCAATGGCCCCGGGGGTGGGAGTCAGGAATCCAAAGTGCCCAGCGCACAGTaaaaaatgttagcaattattattggTTCCActtttattacaattttttaaGTGACTTTGGACAATGACTTTTGGCCACTTCTTAATACCTCCGTttcccttatctgtgaaatgaggataactTCCCGCCCCAAACCCGGAACGCaagagaaacatttaaatatgGAAAACCAGAATGGGAAGGAGTGGACAGTTCAGAGAGGGCTGGTCATGGAGACTGCCAAAGGGGAACATGCTTCTCAACCCCTTCATCCCTCTCATATGGGTATTGggaaaaagataaagagagaaggTGTAGAAAATAGAGCCTGGACTTTTCTTTATCCCCTTCCTCCAGACTGATCTCTGGGCCCCCTGTGCCCACTGGCCCTGACCTGATCTAGACCCAGACCAAGCCGGTACCCCCAATGTTGAGGTACCCCCGTCCGTGGCAGGTGCTCTGCACCACAACCAAGATCCAGGTAGGAACGAATCCCAACTGTTTCCCTGTCTCTACCCTACCCCCCATCAGCCATCATCAATAAAATCTCCATCATCCTTCCTGCTGCCTCCATTCCTTGAGCCCTACAGTCCCCATGTCCAGACTTCTGCTCCAGAAATGGGAAGGCCCACTTCCAATAACTGCTTGCTGAGTGACCAGAGAGCATCCCTTCACCATGCCGGGCCTCGGTTTCTACCTTTATTAGTTGGGAATCATACTTTCCCTGCCTCcctcacagggtggttgtgaaaGTGAATTTAGCTGGATGTCAAAGAACTATAGAATATGGAAGCAGCCAGACACACAGATGGGCCTGTTTGGTTTTTGGAAGGCAAAACTACAATTGTTTCCCTTCAAGCGTACAGTGTCAGAGCTGGAATCCAGCATATCACAgttgggagggcccttagaacccagaatatcaggGCTAGGAGGGCCCTTAGGAtacaatgtcagagctgggagggagcttagaacccagaatgtcagagctgggagggagcttagaacagagaatgtcagaactgggagggtccttagaacagagaatgtcagagctgggagagaccttagaacagggaatgtcagagctgggagggagcttagaacagagaatgtcagagctgggagggagcttagaacagagaatgtcagagctgggagggcccttagaacagagaatgtcagagcttggagggagcttagaacagggaatgtcagagctgggagggagcttagaacagagaatgtcagagctgggagagaccttagaacagagtatgtcagagctgggagggagcttagaacagagaatgtcagaactgggagagaccttagaacagagaatgtcagagctgggagggaacttagaatagagaatgtcagagctgggagggcctgAGGTCTCAAATCCAgctcccttattttacacatggaGAAGTAGAGGCCCAGAAAGAAACTCTTAGAAGaatcaccccccaaaaaaggagaGGCCAGGGAATCAGGAGTAGAACACTGTTCTCTTTCctactctttttaaaatgttaaacccttaccttctgtcttatgcccaatattaagtattggttctaaggtagaagaataagggctagacaatttgggttaagtaacttgtgcagggtcatagaactaggaagtatcttagatttgaactcaagacctcctgtctttgggcctggctgtctatccactgagccacctaattgcccttgatctattcttctttctctttccctactGCTGGCTTTCAGGGGTCTTTTCAGCTGGAACCCCTTTCCTCTGCaggctttttctctctcctgatcCAGGAGAGACCTTACAGGAATCCAAATAAATGCCACAGACAGAGAGTCAGAGCAAaggtgttttatttatttattttctagaaacctttaccttctaagAGTCCAtactctattggttccaaggccgaggaagcagtaagggctgggcaatggggatgatttgcccagggttacacagttaggaggtgcttgaggttggatttgaacccaggacctcccatctctgggcctggctctccatcccctgagccatctagttgcccctcaaAAACAGTTTTGAATTAGAAGGGAGGGATTGCATGCAGAGAGGTTGAGGCAGGTCTATTGGATGGGTAGGGAGGCTTGAGACTGCAGTGTTTAGACAGGAGAGGGTATAATCTCTCTTTTCAAGTATCTGAGGAAACACTTGTAGGAAAGGGATCAGACTTGTTCTGTCTGTCCCCAGAGGATGGAATCCGAAGCAAtgggtagaaaaagaaaaatgtgggcCCTCCACAAGACAGAGCTTACAAAGCATTAAACATCTCTAAGTAGAACAGAGCTGCCTCTGGTGGTATTGAGATCCCCATCCCTAGAAGTCTCCAAGCAGAGGTTGCAAGACCATTTGTCAGGGATTTAGAGGGAATTCTGGCATGGGGATATAGCCTGGATTTCATCACTAAGGGTCCTGTTCTTTGATTCTGGGGGGGgggttatttttactttttttattctattccattttattttcaagcccttaccttctgtcttagaatcaatgctgtgttccaaggcagaagggcagtaggggctaggcaatggaggttaagtgacttggccagggtcacatagctagaagtgtctgaggccacatttgaacccagaactttccatctctaggcctgactctctgtcACTGAGCtactagctgcccccagattctGGGGGATTTTTGAGAACATTCTAGTCAGTGTGCCTTTGGGTAAGTCCCTTTTCTTTGGGCCTtctacttcctcatctataaaatcagggcGTTGGATGACACAatttctgaagttctttccagcttAGAATCTATGATCCAGCAATTTCCGAGTACTGTTCAGCCGCTGACAGGCTATGAATGAACCCTGTTCTTCTAGCCAGGAGACAAAAAAGGAGGATAAAATCACCTGGGGCCTAAGGGGGCCAAGGGCCGACCCTACAAGGGCCCCAGCCACTGGGAAGCCTTGGCATTGGGCGCTGTGCCCGCCCCAGCCCTTGAGTTCTGCCCCcctggaggggagggggagatatCGTCTTTCTGGCCCCTCCTGCCCAACGGGACCTGGACTTTGTTTCAGGAGCCCCTGAGGGGGGCGGGGCAGGAGAACTGGGGAGCCAGGCTCCCAGGCCACACCTGCTCCCCTCCCTGGCAACCTGAGCAGTTGGGGCGGGGCCCAGGGAGGGACACTGGGGCCCAGCCAGGCTGGGAGTGgtcatttggtcatttctggCCAGGAGAGTTGAGCCAGCGGTGTCTGGGGAGCAGATCCAGCTCGGGGTGGGTGAGTGGGTTTTTGAAGGGGAGGAGGGTGTACTGGAGAGATGGGTGATGGGTGGGTGTCTCAGTGTGAGGTTGCAGGGCTTTCTGAATGGGTGGTGGGACGTGGAATTGCCTTTGGGTGTTACTgtgagactgtgtgtgtgtgtgtgtacatctcTGTGTACCTAAAGGGCTTGGAGTTCCCGATTTGCTTCACGTTCCTGCCCATTCTCTGCGTGGCGATTGCGTCCTTTGGGGCTGTCTAGATGTTTGTGTTTAAGTCGGAGCAGGTGTTTTTCTGACTGATAGGAGGGGAGGCATCTGCAAGAACATTCAGCCGAGGATGAGATTGTATGGGAGGGTCTAGAAGGACACGGGCCCTGGTTAAATTCCACCCTGGGTAAATAGGAGGCTTTGTGTGGGACCGTCCTTGTGCACGTAAGCAGGTGGATGGCCcgtctagtccaacccttttcgTTTTTACagtggaaactgagtcccagcACAGGGAAGGGGTTTGTCCACACAGGAAGCAAGAAGCAGAATTGGGATTGGCACTCAGGTCGTCTGATTCCAGATGCAGGGCTGTAGCCGCTGTGCCGTATTGTTTCTGCTTGAGCGTTGGTGTGAGTCGGGGCAAGATTGATGTCTGTCCTCTGCGCCCCCCTCTCCGCCATTAAGCTATCCTGGGTTTTATGGGGTTGTGTCAGAAACTCTGTGTTCGCTTTATGTGAAAAACAAGAAACTTCCTAAAAGGGAGAAGTATCCCAGCGTGGAGCGGCGGCTCCTTCTCTCCGATGTCCTTCACGCAGGGCCGCAATGCCTGTTTTTGTAAGGGGGTTAGAGAGGAAAAGCTCGGACAGGCCGGAATGGGAGCCTGTGAGGGCCCTTCAAGCTGGGGAATTTGGCGTGAGAGGATCCAGAATGCCAAGGCTCGAAGGGATGTTTAGAACATgcaatgtcagagctggaaagacctcagaACATAGAACGCAGGATGTCAGGACACTAGAAAGAGCCTAAAAACAGGGAGTGAGTGGGAAAGGGCTGTGGAACAAGGCACAAGGAATGgcaggactttaaaaaaaaaatctaaatgtgaTGAATGttatgattacacatgtaaaatctatatcagattgcttcctgtctcagggagggaagagggcagggaaggagggaggcagaaatggt encodes:
- the PALM gene encoding paralemmin-1 — translated: MEVSVETTFQQERLQAIAEKRKRQTEIENKRRQLEDDRRQLQHLKSKALRERWLLEGAPSTDSQEDEVMKKQMQEDEQKVKQLEDSILRLETELEMLETGDSVPATRENVVVPAPAPAPSPVKEERKEEKILNSQKTPVASPREKKITSSPMKVVEGTEMMKAAMYSVEITVEKDRVTGETKVLSSTTLPPQEPFLQGVKVYEDELKVVHAVDGTTENGIHPLSSSEVDELIHKADEVTLSEGTAPAAPEARGSPEAAKSTPRREITGVQAQPGEASGTEASQEQPVTMIFMGYQNVEDEAETKKVLGLQDTIKAELVVIEDPAPPNGSAQEPSGAAPGAAPDAKEENQVGEKPGLHSSPVDVTASADKDLDMKKQRCRCCSVM